One stretch of Actinacidiphila sp. DG2A-62 DNA includes these proteins:
- a CDS encoding ABC transporter ATP-binding protein, translating into MVVVEDLRRTYGSGDTAVHALRGVSFTVPRGELVALKGRSGSGKTTVLNLVGGLDTPDGGRILLDGADLAALGEDDRLALRRDRIGFVFQSFGLIPILTAAENVGVPLRLRKAPAREREERVALLLDLVGLADHVDQRPGELSGGQQQRVAIARALANRPLLLIADEPTGQLDADTGLAVMELLRAVVRSEGVTALVATHDHQLLALADRVLELRDGRIVTGE; encoded by the coding sequence ATGGTCGTCGTGGAGGACCTGCGCCGCACGTACGGCAGCGGCGACACCGCGGTGCACGCCCTGCGCGGGGTGAGCTTCACCGTGCCGCGCGGCGAACTCGTCGCGCTGAAGGGGCGTTCCGGCTCGGGCAAGACCACGGTGCTCAACCTGGTGGGCGGCCTGGACACCCCCGACGGCGGCCGCATCCTGCTGGACGGCGCCGACCTGGCCGCGCTCGGCGAGGACGACCGCCTGGCGCTGCGCCGCGACCGCATCGGCTTCGTCTTCCAGTCCTTCGGGCTGATCCCGATCCTCACCGCCGCCGAGAACGTCGGCGTACCGCTGCGGCTGCGCAAGGCCCCGGCGCGCGAGCGCGAGGAGCGCGTCGCGCTGCTGCTCGACCTGGTGGGCCTGGCCGACCACGTCGACCAGCGGCCCGGCGAACTCTCCGGCGGCCAACAGCAGCGCGTCGCCATCGCCCGCGCCCTGGCCAACCGCCCGCTGCTGCTCATCGCCGACGAGCCCACCGGCCAGCTCGACGCCGACACGGGCCTGGCCGTGATGGAGCTGCTGCGCGCGGTGGTGCGCAGCGAGGGCGTCACGGCCCTGGTCGCCACCCACGACCACCAGCTGCTCGCGCTGGCCGACCGGGTGCTGGAACTGCGCGACGGCCGCATCGTCACCGGGGAGTGA
- a CDS encoding OB-fold nucleic acid binding domain-containing protein, whose amino-acid sequence MSGAIRSDRPAGRFRRMLDRLSSTPEELHSEELRKDADATGCTRIRDCSDRQIVSVTGTLRTVTLRPRAGVPALEAELFDGSAALDVVWLGRRSIAGIEPGRRIIASGRISMNRGRPVLFNPKYELRPVGQE is encoded by the coding sequence ATGAGTGGTGCCATCCGTTCCGACCGGCCCGCGGGCCGCTTCCGCCGCATGCTCGACCGGCTGTCCTCGACGCCGGAGGAGCTGCACTCCGAGGAGCTGCGCAAGGACGCCGACGCGACCGGTTGCACCCGGATTCGCGACTGCTCCGACCGTCAGATCGTCTCCGTGACCGGTACGCTGCGTACGGTCACGCTCCGTCCCCGGGCGGGTGTGCCCGCACTGGAAGCCGAGCTGTTCGACGGGTCCGCCGCGCTGGACGTGGTGTGGCTCGGCCGGCGCAGCATCGCCGGCATAGAACCCGGCCGCAGGATCATCGCGTCCGGCCGGATCTCCATGAACCGGGGCCGTCCGGTGCTGTTCAACCCGAAGTACGAACTGCGTCCGGTCGGACAGGAGTAA
- a CDS encoding DUF3159 domain-containing protein, translated as MTSIDNPNRTGDDPYRAEGSGASDGPGGPVEPGGPGGPAAPGGPSASGGPGGRHAAGRAGEPTAEARAVTEAALFEAFGGVRGMVETTVPGLVFVAIYTVNKDIKSSAIAALALSVVMGAARLVQRDTLKHAFSGVFGVAFGAVFAMMSGNAKNFYLPGMLYTLGLAIAYLVSAAVKFPLLGLILGPVFKENLSWRKRNPGRLRAYTKASWAWGLILLGKSAILFPLYWWGDATQLGWVKVALGIPPFLLSVYLTWIFLVKAPPPIDVIAEMEAEEKAKKEHAASV; from the coding sequence GTGACGTCGATCGACAACCCGAACCGAACGGGCGACGACCCGTACCGCGCGGAAGGGTCCGGTGCGTCCGACGGACCCGGCGGACCGGTCGAGCCGGGCGGGCCGGGGGGTCCGGCCGCGCCAGGGGGTCCGTCCGCGTCGGGGGGCCCGGGCGGACGCCACGCCGCGGGCCGGGCCGGCGAGCCGACCGCCGAGGCGCGGGCGGTCACCGAGGCCGCGCTGTTCGAGGCCTTCGGCGGCGTGCGCGGCATGGTCGAGACCACCGTGCCGGGCCTGGTCTTCGTCGCGATCTACACCGTCAACAAGGACATCAAGTCCTCCGCGATCGCCGCGCTGGCGCTGTCGGTGGTCATGGGCGCGGCGCGCCTGGTCCAGCGCGACACCCTCAAGCACGCCTTCAGCGGGGTCTTCGGCGTCGCCTTCGGCGCGGTCTTCGCGATGATGTCCGGCAACGCCAAGAACTTCTACCTGCCGGGCATGCTCTACACCCTCGGGCTGGCGATCGCCTACCTGGTCTCGGCCGCGGTGAAGTTCCCGCTGCTCGGCCTGATCCTCGGACCGGTCTTCAAGGAGAACCTGTCCTGGCGCAAGCGCAACCCCGGCCGGCTGCGCGCGTACACCAAGGCGAGCTGGGCCTGGGGCCTGATCCTGCTGGGCAAGTCCGCGATCCTCTTCCCGCTGTACTGGTGGGGCGACGCCACGCAGCTCGGCTGGGTCAAGGTCGCCCTCGGCATCCCGCCGTTCCTGCTGTCGGTCTACCTCACCTGGATCTTCCTGGTGAAGGCGCCGCCGCCGATCGACGTGATCGCGGAGATGGAGGCGGAGGAGAAGGCGAAGAAGGAGCACGCGGCGTCGGTGTGA
- a CDS encoding potassium channel family protein, with the protein MRVAIAGAGAVGRSIAGELLENGHEVLLVDKNPTSISVERVPQAEWLLADACEITSLDEAALHRCNVVIAATGDDKVNLVVSLLAKTEYGVPRVVARVNNPKNEWLFNESWGVDVAVSTPRLMSALVEEAVSVGDLVRLLRFSQGDANLVELTLPQEAVLVGTRVGDVEWPTDTSLVTIIRGNRVLTPSRDDALEAGDELLFVAAPHREEQLEDLLSVQDGADSGEE; encoded by the coding sequence ATGAGGGTCGCCATCGCCGGGGCCGGCGCGGTCGGGCGTTCGATCGCGGGCGAGCTGCTGGAGAACGGGCACGAGGTGCTGCTCGTCGACAAGAACCCGACGTCGATCTCGGTGGAGCGGGTGCCGCAGGCCGAGTGGCTGCTCGCCGACGCCTGCGAGATCACCTCGCTCGACGAGGCGGCGCTGCACCGCTGCAACGTGGTGATCGCGGCCACCGGCGACGACAAGGTCAACCTGGTCGTGTCGCTGCTGGCCAAGACCGAGTACGGGGTGCCGCGGGTGGTCGCCCGCGTCAACAACCCGAAGAACGAGTGGCTGTTCAACGAGTCCTGGGGCGTGGACGTCGCGGTGTCGACGCCGCGTCTGATGTCGGCGCTGGTCGAGGAGGCGGTGAGTGTCGGCGACCTGGTCCGGCTGCTGCGCTTCAGCCAGGGCGACGCCAACCTGGTGGAGCTGACGCTGCCGCAGGAGGCGGTGCTGGTCGGCACCCGCGTCGGCGACGTGGAGTGGCCGACCGACACCTCCCTGGTGACCATCATCCGCGGGAACCGGGTGCTCACCCCGTCCCGGGACGACGCGCTGGAGGCCGGCGACGAGCTGCTGTTCGTGGCCGCGCCGCACCGCGAGGAGCAGCTGGAGGACCTGCTGTCGGTGCAGGACGGGGCGGACTCCGGCGAGGAGTGA
- a CDS encoding potassium channel family protein: MHVVIMGCGRVGSTLAHSLEQQGHTVAVVDQDQTAFRRLGSGFAGRRVTGVGFDQDTLREAGIEEAGAFAAVSSGDNSNIIAARVAREMFGIENVVARIYDPRRAEVYQRLGIPTVATVRWTADQMLRRLLPSGAEPLWRDPSGGVQLAEVHTSPAWIGHKISTLQDETGVRVAFLTRLGEAMLPTSQTVLQEGDLVHVMMRSDAVADVEAAFAKGPEEARS, from the coding sequence GTGCACGTCGTGATTATGGGATGCGGGCGGGTGGGTTCCACCCTCGCGCACTCCCTCGAACAGCAAGGTCATACGGTCGCGGTGGTCGACCAGGACCAGACGGCCTTCCGCCGCCTGGGTTCCGGGTTCGCCGGGCGCCGGGTGACCGGAGTCGGGTTCGACCAGGACACGCTGCGCGAGGCCGGAATCGAGGAGGCGGGCGCGTTCGCCGCGGTCAGCAGCGGTGACAACTCGAACATCATCGCGGCCCGGGTGGCCCGTGAGATGTTCGGCATCGAGAACGTGGTGGCGCGGATCTACGACCCCCGGCGCGCCGAGGTCTACCAGCGCCTGGGCATCCCGACGGTGGCCACCGTCCGCTGGACCGCCGACCAGATGCTGCGCCGGCTGCTGCCGTCCGGCGCCGAGCCGCTGTGGCGCGACCCCAGCGGCGGGGTGCAGCTGGCCGAGGTGCACACCTCCCCGGCCTGGATCGGGCACAAGATCAGCACCCTGCAGGACGAGACCGGGGTCCGTGTGGCCTTTCTCACCCGGCTCGGCGAGGCGATGCTGCCGACCTCGCAGACGGTGCTGCAGGAGGGCGACCTGGTGCACGTGATGATGCGCTCCGACGCGGTCGCCGACGTCGAGGCGGCGTTCGCCAAGGGTCCCGAGGAGGCTCGCTCATGA